A single Deltaproteobacteria bacterium DNA region contains:
- a CDS encoding PD40 domain-containing protein, translated as MDRCKPRTSMTWPGFGMIVLLLASGLFLPFSSEAVITTRVSVASDGSQGNDYSNNPSISADGRFVAFRSLASNFVLGDTNGKEDIFVHDRQTGQISRISVTSDGTEGNDHSYSPSISTDGRFVAFTSYASNLVHGDTNGKMDI; from the coding sequence ATGGATCGATGCAAGCCGAGGACGTCCATGACCTGGCCGGGGTTTGGAATGATCGTTCTATTGCTGGCCTCGGGATTATTCCTTCCTTTTTCTTCAGAGGCCGTGATTACCACCCGGGTTTCGGTAGCTTCGGACGGGAGTCAGGGAAATGATTATTCGAACAATCCATCCATTTCGGCTGATGGACGTTTTGTGGCTTTTAGGTCTCTCGCATCCAATTTTGTACTTGGAGATACGAACGGCAAAGAGGATATTTTTGTCCATGACCGGCAGACCGGACAGATCAGCCGGATCTCGGTAACTTCGGACGGGACTGAGGGGAATGATCATTCTTACAGTCCATCCATCTCGACCGATGGGCGTTTTGTGGCTTTTACATCTTATGCTTCCAATTTAGTACATGGAGATACAAACGGCAAAATGGATATCTT